A region of Candidatus Aramenus sp. CH1 DNA encodes the following proteins:
- a CDS encoding metal-dependent transcriptional regulator encodes MVELSEPLENYLKEIYEIEAQRGHAKVSELIVAFNVSPGTISKAISRLEFLGLIVRDRKGIRLTPEGRRLAERLIRSHRLSERLLTDVLGLDWIRAHEIAHKLEHIWPNDVLDKIDAVLGFPSTCPHGHPIPGRGEVKGTPLSQTQSGSYKVVMIVKEEEWILREAEKMGLIPGRVISVKREGDKVFLEVDGKLVEVPRALVEQVMVNA; translated from the coding sequence ATGGTTGAACTCTCCGAGCCCCTGGAAAACTACTTGAAGGAGATTTACGAGATTGAGGCCCAGAGGGGCCACGCAAAGGTCTCCGAGCTGATCGTGGCCTTTAACGTGTCACCTGGGACCATAAGCAAGGCAATAAGCAGGCTGGAATTCCTCGGGCTAATAGTGAGGGATAGAAAGGGGATAAGGCTTACGCCGGAGGGAAGGCGACTGGCCGAGAGGTTGATAAGGTCTCATAGGCTCTCAGAGAGACTGTTGACGGACGTGTTGGGCCTCGACTGGATTAGGGCCCACGAGATAGCCCACAAGTTAGAGCACATATGGCCAAACGACGTCCTAGACAAGATAGACGCAGTGTTGGGCTTCCCGTCAACGTGTCCACACGGGCACCCAATACCGGGAAGGGGAGAAGTAAAGGGAACCCCACTTTCGCAGACGCAGTCTGGCTCATACAAGGTAGTCATGATAGTAAAGGAAGAGGAGTGGATACTAAGGGAGGCTGAAAAGATGGGGCTAATCCCAGGGAGGGTGATATCTGTCAAGAGGGAAGGGGACAAGGTCTTCCTGGAGGTGGACGGTAAACTCGTAGAGGTGCCAAGGGCCCTCGTGGAGCAGGTGATGGTAAACGCCTGA
- a CDS encoding DUF4147 domain-containing protein, which translates to MDEIVRKILEFSDPYLVLKEKVKIEGNKLTYGNFSVTFERPLLISVGKASYKMAKFFLERVKPVRSIVVTPKGSNVMLDAEVIESTHPNVSELSVRSAREVKEALAKENYDLVLFLLSGGASALMEDPLIPLEEFYELNRALVSSGLSINEINVVRKHLSTVKGGNLGLLSRAPVVTFIVSDVPGNDVSSIGSGPTAPDPSTVEDARDILSRIGLEKYSSFLRETPKNLENVRNFVILDNMHVLKRLSQILLNPFILTSEIRGEASSLGENLASIYNSSMEYSIPFSGKFSLIVGGEPEVTIRKGERIGKGGRNGEVALSFLKWVRKRGKFKLYAIATDGIDGNSEYAGCVIDEGFDLGYREISEALANHSSYELLEKYRVTVKTGLTYTNVNNVYLLIS; encoded by the coding sequence TTGGACGAAATAGTAAGAAAGATCTTGGAGTTCTCAGACCCTTACCTAGTGCTGAAGGAAAAGGTGAAGATTGAGGGCAACAAGCTCACCTATGGGAACTTCAGCGTTACCTTCGAGAGACCCCTGCTTATCTCCGTGGGAAAGGCCTCATATAAGATGGCCAAGTTCTTCCTGGAGAGGGTAAAGCCCGTGAGAAGCATAGTAGTGACTCCCAAGGGCTCAAATGTGATGCTCGATGCCGAAGTCATAGAGTCCACGCATCCCAACGTCAGCGAGCTCAGCGTGAGGTCGGCAAGGGAGGTAAAGGAGGCTTTAGCAAAGGAGAACTACGACCTAGTCCTCTTCCTACTCTCTGGCGGTGCATCTGCCCTCATGGAAGATCCCCTTATACCCTTGGAGGAGTTTTACGAGCTCAACAGGGCCCTAGTCTCCTCTGGACTTTCCATAAACGAGATCAACGTAGTTAGGAAACACCTCTCCACGGTCAAGGGAGGCAACTTGGGCCTACTGTCCAGGGCCCCCGTGGTCACCTTTATAGTTAGCGACGTCCCGGGGAATGACGTGAGTAGCATCGGCAGTGGACCTACAGCCCCAGACCCCTCCACAGTGGAGGATGCAAGAGACATCCTCTCCAGGATAGGCCTCGAAAAGTACTCATCCTTTTTGAGAGAGACGCCAAAGAATCTAGAAAACGTCAGGAACTTCGTTATCCTAGACAATATGCATGTGCTAAAACGCCTCTCTCAGATCCTCCTAAACCCCTTCATACTTACTTCAGAAATAAGGGGTGAGGCAAGTAGCCTTGGGGAAAACCTTGCCTCGATCTACAACTCCTCAATGGAGTACTCGATCCCCTTTTCCGGTAAGTTTTCACTAATAGTTGGAGGGGAGCCAGAGGTCACCATAAGGAAGGGGGAGAGGATAGGAAAGGGAGGGAGAAACGGAGAAGTCGCGTTATCTTTCCTAAAGTGGGTAAGGAAAAGGGGCAAGTTCAAGCTGTACGCCATAGCCACTGACGGTATAGACGGCAACAGCGAATACGCCGGTTGCGTTATAGACGAAGGATTTGACCTAGGCTACAGAGAGATAAGCGAAGCCCTGGCAAATCACTCCAGTTATGAGTTACTGGAGAAGTACAGGGTAACAGTAAAAACTGGGCTGACATACACTAACGTAAACAACGTCTACTTGCTTATCTCGTGA
- a CDS encoding NADH-quinone oxidoreductase subunit B, whose protein sequence is MTEELLLVGNVEEAAKKAAQWLINRKPIKKLIDWGISFSLWPPHLTTSCCGTEFGAFAAARFDGERFGLLPFSSARQSNLLVIEGTMTRKMARAARIVWEQMPEPKYVISMGACSLEGGIFWNSYNTVLPSEIGIPVDIYLPGCPTRPEAIARGLLMLQKKIRNHEISK, encoded by the coding sequence GTGACTGAAGAGCTATTGTTAGTTGGAAACGTGGAGGAGGCAGCCAAAAAGGCGGCCCAATGGTTAATCAACAGGAAACCCATCAAGAAACTCATAGACTGGGGAATTTCCTTCTCGCTGTGGCCACCTCACCTTACCACCAGTTGCTGTGGAACTGAATTCGGGGCCTTTGCCGCAGCGAGGTTCGACGGGGAAAGGTTTGGCCTACTTCCGTTCTCCTCAGCAAGGCAATCAAACTTGCTCGTGATTGAGGGGACTATGACGAGGAAGATGGCCAGAGCGGCGAGGATAGTGTGGGAGCAGATGCCGGAGCCCAAGTATGTAATATCCATGGGCGCGTGTAGTCTAGAGGGAGGGATATTCTGGAACTCTTACAACACGGTCTTGCCATCGGAAATAGGGATCCCGGTCGACATCTACTTACCAGGCTGTCCAACAAGACCTGAGGCAATAGCCAGAGGTCTCTTGATGCTACAGAAGAAGATAAGGAATCACGAGATAAGCAAGTAG
- a CDS encoding threonylcarbamoyl-AMP synthase, which produces MIIKVDPLNPEIDKIRIAAEVIKKGGLVAFPTETVYGLGGNAFNPEAAVKVFKAKNRPMDNPLIVHISDLDQLFEVARGIPDHVLEVAQKVWPGPLTFVLPKTDKVPKETTGGLDTVAVRMPAHPIALQLIRESGVPIAAPSANLATRPSPTRAEDVIDDLDDKVDVIIDGGETFFGVESTIINVTVDPPVLLRPGPFTVEELEKLFGKIVVPEEIRTGGFKVALAPGMKYKHYAPRKKMLLVENMSIFREVVEALRKKYKVAVLCSTEMAPMFDDPKIILGSEKNLYEVAKNLFASFRKLDTLDVDLGVLQSFPEAGIGLAIMNRARKASGMSIIKEMEDIEKYVGN; this is translated from the coding sequence ATGATAATTAAGGTAGACCCTTTGAATCCTGAAATCGACAAGATAAGGATAGCTGCAGAGGTCATAAAGAAGGGAGGTTTAGTAGCATTCCCCACTGAAACAGTTTACGGGCTCGGTGGGAACGCCTTCAACCCAGAGGCTGCAGTAAAGGTTTTCAAGGCGAAGAACAGGCCCATGGATAACCCCCTAATAGTCCACATTTCCGACCTAGACCAGCTCTTCGAGGTAGCAAGGGGCATACCTGACCACGTGCTTGAGGTGGCTCAGAAGGTATGGCCAGGACCCCTAACCTTTGTCTTACCTAAGACCGATAAAGTCCCAAAGGAGACCACTGGAGGCCTTGACACTGTGGCAGTAAGGATGCCTGCCCATCCCATAGCCCTCCAGCTGATAAGGGAAAGTGGCGTTCCTATAGCAGCCCCAAGCGCCAACTTGGCTACAAGACCTAGCCCCACAAGAGCTGAGGACGTAATAGATGACTTAGACGACAAGGTAGACGTTATAATTGACGGCGGGGAGACGTTCTTTGGAGTGGAGTCCACTATAATTAACGTCACTGTTGACCCACCAGTCCTACTTAGGCCAGGGCCGTTCACGGTGGAGGAGCTGGAGAAGCTATTTGGCAAGATAGTTGTCCCCGAGGAGATAAGGACTGGCGGGTTTAAGGTTGCCTTGGCCCCGGGCATGAAGTACAAGCACTATGCTCCTAGGAAAAAGATGCTCTTAGTAGAAAATATGTCAATTTTCAGGGAAGTGGTGGAGGCGCTGAGGAAGAAGTACAAGGTGGCCGTGCTGTGCTCAACCGAGATGGCTCCCATGTTCGACGACCCTAAGATAATCCTGGGTAGCGAGAAGAACTTGTACGAGGTGGCGAAGAACCTGTTCGCGTCGTTTAGGAAATTAGATACGTTGGACGTGGACCTTGGCGTTCTACAGTCATTTCCCGAGGCTGGGATAGGATTGGCAATCATGAATAGGGCAAGGAAGGCGTCTGGGATGTCAATTATTAAGGAGATGGAGGATATAGAGAAATATGTTGGTAATTAA
- a CDS encoding biotin--[acetyl-CoA-carboxylase] ligase yields the protein MLVIKLDKVTSTQDFAEAVYSLLYSEYIVVAEEQTKARGRHGREWYSPKGGLWFTYVKYNFLPSQVPMATLKSSLAIRQVLGKYVDARIRWPNDIVVNKKKISGVLVEAIAQGETSTIFIGTGVNTNVTAFPQGISATSLFLETGKEFNNDELLLELVKSIDEYLKIGDKEAIEEVNRYLSIKDEKVKIYGRDFAKECEALFVDNYGRLITDCGIFEVEDVLRLESS from the coding sequence ATGTTGGTAATTAAGCTGGACAAGGTCACCTCGACCCAGGATTTTGCGGAAGCAGTGTACTCCCTGCTCTATTCCGAGTACATAGTAGTTGCAGAGGAGCAGACCAAGGCTAGGGGTAGGCACGGAAGGGAGTGGTATTCGCCAAAGGGAGGCCTCTGGTTTACCTACGTCAAGTACAATTTCCTCCCGAGTCAAGTGCCAATGGCTACCTTGAAGTCCTCCCTTGCCATAAGGCAAGTCTTAGGCAAGTATGTAGATGCAAGGATAAGGTGGCCAAACGACATAGTGGTTAACAAGAAGAAGATCTCAGGAGTCCTCGTGGAGGCGATAGCTCAAGGTGAGACCTCCACGATTTTCATAGGCACTGGAGTTAACACTAACGTTACCGCTTTTCCTCAAGGGATTTCCGCGACTTCACTCTTCCTCGAGACGGGAAAGGAGTTCAACAACGACGAACTCCTGCTCGAGCTCGTTAAGTCCATTGACGAGTACCTAAAGATAGGGGACAAGGAAGCGATAGAAGAGGTCAACCGCTATTTGTCCATAAAGGACGAGAAGGTGAAAATCTACGGCAGGGACTTCGCAAAGGAGTGCGAGGCCCTATTCGTGGACAACTACGGAAGGTTAATAACTGACTGCGGTATATTTGAAGTGGAGGACGTCTTAAGGCTGGAGTCTTCTTAG
- a CDS encoding NAD(P)/FAD-dependent oxidoreductase, whose protein sequence is MRVVVVGSGPAGLYAAITACSHAKVTLIEKDEKLGGTCVLYGCIPSKAMLHPGVIAYQLGRLGRKVEFSFEDAKMLAKDAINRLSKGVEATLESYGVEVVHGLASLSSGKINVGGQSMEADSVVLALGTEKPSVKGTIASDNIPYLDGQFNVVGLIGGGVGGVEYGWLFKMLGKEVHIFEKENRLLPYLDEDLRSEVTKYFQRLGVKLHLGDLAKVDEKKVLFGNETVNVDLVVFTFGRRPSLKGFEGTFSGWIKTDERMYTGVGNIYAAGDVTGSFTAHEAIHKGIIAGKNAIGLKEKYVGEMVPKVIYTEPQIAYVGKMEGQCVRVNMAENPRAIAEKETEGFVKVCQKEGRITGAVAFSERAEEIVTIASVLSKMPLSEAKEFFAPHPSYLESLWEALRRLQP, encoded by the coding sequence ATGAGAGTAGTTGTAGTTGGGAGCGGGCCCGCGGGACTTTACGCAGCAATAACAGCCTGCTCACATGCTAAGGTGACGCTAATAGAAAAAGACGAAAAGCTTGGGGGGACTTGCGTCCTCTACGGCTGTATACCCTCCAAGGCGATGCTCCACCCTGGGGTAATTGCGTATCAGCTTGGAAGGCTTGGCAGAAAGGTCGAGTTCTCCTTTGAGGATGCTAAAATGTTAGCGAAGGACGCCATTAACAGGCTGTCAAAGGGAGTTGAGGCGACCTTGGAGAGCTACGGCGTAGAGGTTGTACACGGCTTAGCCTCCCTTAGCTCTGGTAAAATAAACGTGGGAGGGCAGAGCATGGAGGCAGACTCTGTAGTGCTAGCCCTTGGTACCGAGAAGCCCAGCGTTAAGGGAACAATAGCCTCAGACAACATTCCCTACTTAGATGGACAGTTTAACGTGGTAGGGCTAATAGGCGGAGGAGTTGGGGGAGTCGAGTACGGATGGCTTTTTAAGATGCTGGGAAAGGAAGTTCACATATTTGAAAAGGAGAACAGGCTATTGCCCTACTTAGACGAAGACTTAAGATCCGAGGTCACCAAGTATTTCCAGAGACTTGGGGTAAAGTTGCACCTAGGCGACTTAGCGAAGGTAGATGAGAAGAAGGTCTTGTTCGGGAATGAGACTGTTAACGTGGACCTAGTAGTATTCACGTTCGGGAGAAGGCCTTCCTTGAAGGGGTTCGAGGGAACGTTCTCTGGCTGGATAAAAACAGACGAGAGGATGTACACCGGAGTGGGCAACATATATGCGGCAGGTGACGTAACTGGGAGCTTTACGGCACACGAGGCAATACACAAGGGGATAATAGCAGGGAAGAACGCTATAGGCCTTAAGGAAAAGTACGTGGGCGAGATGGTACCCAAAGTCATCTATACTGAGCCCCAGATAGCGTATGTCGGTAAAATGGAGGGCCAATGCGTCAGGGTGAACATGGCTGAAAACCCTAGGGCCATAGCCGAGAAGGAGACGGAGGGCTTCGTAAAGGTCTGTCAAAAAGAAGGAAGGATCACTGGAGCAGTGGCCTTCAGTGAGAGAGCGGAGGAAATAGTGACGATAGCGTCGGTACTGTCCAAAATGCCTCTTTCAGAGGCAAAGGAGTTCTTCGCCCCCCACCCCTCTTACCTTGAGTCGCTCTGGGAGGCCCTAAGAAGACTCCAGCCTTAA
- a CDS encoding universal stress protein encodes MFSHILVAYDGSDNSKRALDVAIELASKYSAKLDIVEVVDSTIFAGAGIAPVPAEVIESVYNKAKGDVEEAKKQAASKGVNANGEVLEGDPAGAILDYATKNKVDLIVTGSRGLSTFKRLLLGSVSTRIVQEAKIPVLVVK; translated from the coding sequence ATGTTCTCTCATATACTCGTAGCTTATGACGGTTCGGACAACTCAAAGAGAGCGCTAGACGTCGCCATAGAACTGGCTTCAAAGTACTCGGCTAAGCTGGACATTGTGGAGGTCGTTGACTCGACGATTTTTGCTGGTGCGGGTATTGCCCCAGTCCCTGCAGAAGTGATTGAGAGCGTCTACAACAAGGCTAAGGGCGACGTGGAGGAGGCAAAGAAGCAGGCAGCCTCCAAGGGGGTAAACGCCAATGGAGAAGTACTTGAAGGGGACCCCGCTGGGGCAATCCTCGACTATGCGACTAAAAACAAGGTTGACCTTATAGTCACAGGGAGCAGAGGTCTTTCTACATTTAAGAGGCTCCTATTAGGTAGCGTGTCCACTAGGATTGTCCAGGAGGCCAAGATACCGGTACTCGTTGTAAAGTAA